The window AATTACCATTTTTAGCATCATTATATTCTTCATGTGAAATTGATTTACCCCATTCCCATCCTTCTTCAACCCATTTATCTATAGTTTCTTTATTTATATCTTGATATGATTTCATACTTTTTCCTCCACAAATTCTGATTTATCTATTCAATCCTCTAAAAACGCTGTATTTTCAAGGCTTATCGCCTACTTAATGTTCAAACCTTATGTATTTTCCCTTGTTTTTGCCCTTATGAGCTGAAACAAGGGAAACTTTTTTTATTCCTCGCCGACCACTTTATCCATTAGTCTTGCGGAAGTACGCTTCGCTTCCCTTGTAGCGTGAGCGTAGATGTTCATTGTGGTACTTACATCGGC of the Synergistaceae bacterium genome contains:
- a CDS encoding SAM-dependent methyltransferase, encoding MKSYQDINKETIDKWVEEGWEWGKSISHEEYNDAKNGN